Below is a window of Burkholderiales bacterium DNA.
ACCGGCCCTGGCGCTCGCTCAGGCTTATGAGCGAGCTCCCCTCCGAAGGTGAGCTTCCTTCCTTTGCAACCACGGAGTCACCGGCATCGACAGTCGCCCTGAAAGGGGATTGGACGCTGGACACTTTGGCGGCGCGCATCCCGCCGCTGACGCAGCAAGCGCGCCGTTACAGCCGGCGTGCGTGGGATTTGCGCGAGATTGGGAGCATCGACGACGCCGGCGCGACGCTGTTGTGGCATGCATGGGGGGCGCAAAAGCCGGCAGAGCTCCTGTTGCGTCCCGAGCAGGAGGCATTGTTCAACCGGCTTGCGGAAGCGCCAAAACCGCCGCGCGCGCGGCGTCGGCGCGTCTGGTCCGCGCTTGCGCCGGTTTCGAGGGTCGGTGAGCGCGTCGTCGATATCATCGATCACCTGTCCGCCTTCACCTCCCTGCTCGGCCAAACTGTGCTCGATGTCGCGCGCATCGCCGGCAACCCGGCGCGCATGCCGTGGCGCGAAATCTCGGCCAATGTTCATCGCACCGGCGCGCAGGCCTTGCCGATCACAGCACTCGTGAGTTTTCTGATCGGCATCGTCTTGAGCTATCTGTCGGCGCGGCAACTCAAACTGTTCGGCGCCGACGTTTATATTGTCGACATCCTTGGCATCAGTATCCTGCGCGAACTCGGGCCGGTGCTGGCCGCCATCCTCGTCGCCGGGCGCTCGGGCTCGTCGATGACCGCCCAGCTCGGCGTGATGCGGGTCACGCAGGAACTCGACGCGCTGGCGGTGCTCGGCATCCCGTATTCGCTGCGTTTGGTGTTGCCGAAAATCGTCGCGTTGGCCATTGCATTGCCGTTACTGGTGCTCTGGACCGACGCGATCGCCTTGCTGGGCGGCATGGTCGCCGCCGGCGCGGAATTGAATATCGGCTACCGGCACTTCATTTCGGCGCTGCCCGGCGCGGTGCCGGTCGCGAATCTGTGGCTCGGTTTGGCTAAGGGCGCCGTGTTCGGCGTTCTGATCGGACTGGTGTCGTGCCACTTCGGCTTGCGCATCAAGCCGAATACCGAAAGCCTTGGCGCTGGCACGACGAATTCGGTGGTCACCGCGATCACCGTCGTGATCCTGGTCGATGCGATCTTTGCCGTCGCGTTTTCAGAAGTCGGGATTCCGTGAGCGCAATCGTCAGCGTCGAAGGCTTGTGGACGCGCTATGGCAAACAGGTGATTCACCGCGATCTCGATCTCGATGTGCGGGACAGCGAAGTCCTCGGCATCGTCGGCGGATCGGGCAGCGGCAAGACGACGCTATTGCGGCAGATGCTCGGACTCGATCGCCCGATGCGCGGCGCCGTCAAGGTTTTCGGGCACGATTTGGAAACCGCCAGCGCGGCCGATCTGAGGCGCATGCGCAGGCACTGGGGCGTGCTGTTTCAGCACGGTGCGCTGTTTACCGCGCTGACTGTATTCGACAATGTCGCGCTGCCGTTGCGCGAACTGCGCGCGCTGCCGGCGCCGATGATCGCCGATCTCGTCATGCTAAAATTGCGCATGGTTGGAATCGGCGCCGAGCATGCGCCGAAAATGCCGTCGCAGTTGTCGGGCGGCATGATCAAACGTGTCGCGCTGGCCCGCGCGCTCGCCCTTCAGCCGGAGTTGCTGTTTCTCGACGAACCCACGGCTGGCCTCGATCCGGAAAGCGGCGAAAGCTTCGTCGAACTCATCAATACCTTGCGCAAGGAATTGAAGCTGACGGTGGTCATGATCACGCACGATCTCGATACCCTGATCTCGCTCGCCGATCGCGTCGCCGTGTTGGCCGATCAGCAGCTGATTGCGGTCGGCACACTGGACGAGATCGTCAACATACGCCATCCGTTCATCCAGAGTTTATTTCACGGTGAGCGTGGCCAGCGCGCACTGGCCGCCGTCGACGGCACCGGCGATAGCAACGATGATGTGGCCACAGCCGCCCGCAACAACATCTCCTGAGCATGGAAAATCGTTCACACGCATTGCTGGCCGGATTGTTCACGCTGCTCTTGGGCGCGGCGCTGGTGCTCGCCGTGCTGTGGTTCCGCGGCGATACGCTGGGCACGGAGCGCTATCTTCTGGTTTCCAGCCACTCGGTATCGGGGCTCACGCCGCAGGCCGCCGTGCGCTATCGCGGCGTCGCAGTCGGCAAGGTCGAAAGCATCGCGCTCGATCCGCAAAATCCGCGCACCGTGCTGGTCGAAATCTCGGTCGATGAAACGACGCCGATCACGACCGCGACCTACGCCCAGCTCGGCTACCAAGGCATCACCGGCCTGTCCTACGTGACGCTCGACGACGGCGATGAACAGGGCGAGCCGCTTAGGCCGAGCGCGGAATCGATGGCGCGCATAGCGCTGCGTCCCTCCTTGCTCGATCAGGTCGGCAGTTCGGGGCAGGAGCTGATCGCGAGCATCAACGAAATCGGCGACCGCGTTAAACTTTTGCTGAGCGACGAGAACCGCGCCCACGTCGTCAACACGCTGGAAAGCCTCGACCGCGCCGCCTCGCACATTGCCGACGTCGCGGCCGATTTACAGCCGGTGGTGCAGGAGTTGCCGGCCCTGACCAGCCGCATCGAACAGACGCTGGAGCCGCTGCCCGATCTGATTGCGCATCTCGATCAGAGCGCGCAGACCCTGCCCGGCTTGAGCAAGGATGCGAGCCATGCCTTGCAAGGCGCCGATCAGGCATTCGCAAGCCTCGAACGGCTTGCCGGCGAAATCAGTCGGCGCGTCGATACGCTGAACAGTGTTGCCGCCAGCGCCGACCGGGTTGCCGACAGCGTCGACAGCTTCGGCAAGGCCAGCGACGACATCAGCGGCGCGCTGCTCGGCAGCACGCTGCCGCAGATGGAACGCCTGATCGCCGATCTGCAGGACAATTCGCAACGGCTCGACCGCTTGCTGATCGAATGGCGCGAGCAACCGCAAAGCCTGTTGTTCGGCAGTTCGGGACGCGTGCCGGGGCCGGGCGAACGCGGTTATGCAGCGCCGGCGGATGCGCGCGAACCGGCGCGCCGATGAAGCGTAAAGCCGTCTTGCTGGCTGCCGTGCTGCTCACCGCTTGCTCTATAGGCCCGCGGCCCGCTCCACCAATCACGACTTACGATTTCGGGCTGGCCAGGGATGAATCGGAGCGTTCGGAGCAACTCAATCCCGACGCCAGTATTGCGCTAGCCGAAATCACCGCGCCCGACTGGCTGGACACGCCGGCGCTGCACTATCGCCTCGCTTATATAAACCCGAATGCTCGGCGCGCCTATGCGGATAGCCGATGGGCAGCGTCGCCCGCGGATCTGCTGACGCAGCGGCTGCGCCAGCGCCTCGCCGCCGCAGGCTCGACGCCGATGACGAATCAGGATAGTTCGAATGCGGATTTCACGCTGCGCGTGCAACTCGAAGAATTCGCCCAGGTCTTCGATTCGGCCAGCAGCAGCCGCGCCCTGGTTCGTCTGCATGCGACGCTGCTCAACGGCGGGAAGCGGCGCGGCAAGAGCGGCGAAGTCGCGCAACGGACTTTCGTGGTCGAAAAGCCGGCCAAAACCGCCGATGCCGAAGGCGCCGCGCTGGCCTTGACAGCAGCCAGCGATGCAGCGATCGCGCAATTGCTCGACTGGCTGGCGCCGCGGCTGTCCGACCGTGAGGCGCCTCTCGTCGGCGGGCTGGACGGCCCTGCATGCACACCGATTTCACCGCAATGGTCACAGGCTTTTCAATGCCAGCGTCATCCCGTCGCCGATCGGCACCAGCGAAAGTTCGACGCGCTGATCCCGATACAAATGCCGATTGAACGACCGTATCGCTTCGGTTTCCTGCTCGTGGTCAGCGGTGTCGGCGACCTTCCCGGACCATAAGGTATTGTCGATTGCGATCAGCCCGCCCGGGCGCAGCAATTCGAAACAGCGCTCGTAATAAGCCCGGTAATTCTCTTTGTCGGCGTCGATGAAAGCGAAATCGATAGTGCCGGCCTTGCCTTCCGCGAGCAGTCGATCGAGCGTTTCGATCGCGGGCGCGAGACGCAATTCGATCCGGTCACGCACGCCGGCTTGTCGCCAGTAGCGCTCGGCGACCGCGGTCCACTCTTCGCTGACGTCGCAAGCGATGATGTTGCCATCGGCGGG
It encodes the following:
- a CDS encoding ABC transporter permease — its product is MSELPSEGELPSFATTESPASTVALKGDWTLDTLAARIPPLTQQARRYSRRAWDLREIGSIDDAGATLLWHAWGAQKPAELLLRPEQEALFNRLAEAPKPPRARRRRVWSALAPVSRVGERVVDIIDHLSAFTSLLGQTVLDVARIAGNPARMPWREISANVHRTGAQALPITALVSFLIGIVLSYLSARQLKLFGADVYIVDILGISILRELGPVLAAILVAGRSGSSMTAQLGVMRVTQELDALAVLGIPYSLRLVLPKIVALAIALPLLVLWTDAIALLGGMVAAGAELNIGYRHFISALPGAVPVANLWLGLAKGAVFGVLIGLVSCHFGLRIKPNTESLGAGTTNSVVTAITVVILVDAIFAVAFSEVGIP
- a CDS encoding ATP-binding cassette domain-containing protein produces the protein MSAIVSVEGLWTRYGKQVIHRDLDLDVRDSEVLGIVGGSGSGKTTLLRQMLGLDRPMRGAVKVFGHDLETASAADLRRMRRHWGVLFQHGALFTALTVFDNVALPLRELRALPAPMIADLVMLKLRMVGIGAEHAPKMPSQLSGGMIKRVALARALALQPELLFLDEPTAGLDPESGESFVELINTLRKELKLTVVMITHDLDTLISLADRVAVLADQQLIAVGTLDEIVNIRHPFIQSLFHGERGQRALAAVDGTGDSNDDVATAARNNIS
- a CDS encoding MCE family protein, which encodes MENRSHALLAGLFTLLLGAALVLAVLWFRGDTLGTERYLLVSSHSVSGLTPQAAVRYRGVAVGKVESIALDPQNPRTVLVEISVDETTPITTATYAQLGYQGITGLSYVTLDDGDEQGEPLRPSAESMARIALRPSLLDQVGSSGQELIASINEIGDRVKLLLSDENRAHVVNTLESLDRAASHIADVAADLQPVVQELPALTSRIEQTLEPLPDLIAHLDQSAQTLPGLSKDASHALQGADQAFASLERLAGEISRRVDTLNSVAASADRVADSVDSFGKASDDISGALLGSTLPQMERLIADLQDNSQRLDRLLIEWREQPQSLLFGSSGRVPGPGERGYAAPADAREPARR
- a CDS encoding class I SAM-dependent methyltransferase produces the protein MSNKTFALSDELYEYLLSVSLREPEVLRALRDETAGQRLSRMQIAPEQGQFMALLAKLMGARRCIEVGVYTGYSALCVALALPADGNIIACDVSEEWTAVAERYWRQAGVRDRIELRLAPAIETLDRLLAEGKAGTIDFAFIDADKENYRAYYERCFELLRPGGLIAIDNTLWSGKVADTADHEQETEAIRSFNRHLYRDQRVELSLVPIGDGMTLALKSL